The sequence TATctcccaaagaaagcaaaagcaaggggtggcttagtcggttaagcatttcactttggctcaggtcatgatctcacggctgatGAGCTCGAaccctgcgacgggctctgtgctgacagctcagaacctggagcttgcttcagattctgtctccctctctctctgccctcccccccgctcatgctctgtctctctctcaaaaaaaaaataataaacattaatttaaaaaaaaagaaagcaaaggcatGGTATTTGTGtaatttatatcatttataatgCCTGGCACTTAAAATACACTCAGTACATATTTGTTATATGAAAGAATACTGGAGGAGGATTAAGCAGTTTATATGCCCATGATTCTTGAATTATTCATGAGGAGGTTTGAGCTGTTAACAGACATAGTGACATATTCACgtatgttaaaaatgtaaaggaatgATGTAAGGGAAAATGTAATGgagaatgttaaaaaatgtaagggagaagcaaatcaaaacaatatagAGTTAGAAAAGAATAATGGATactttatcaaaacaaaaataaaataatggatattGACATGAAAAAGACAATTCATATACATCGGTAAATACAATAATTATTAGAGTACTTTTGCAGATTACAGGAGGAattttcagattaatttttttaaaaaaacttgtattATTTCTAAGGGGCACTAAAAGTACAAAGTTGGAAAGTAAATGTATAGAAAGAATCAAGTATTcttaaacaaaacaatataataacATCAGTATCAgctatttttaaagcattaatggagttaaaaataacaattatgcAGTGATGTATGGGACAATTTATAGGATAATATAATATTTGTGACTCACCTGAATCTGAACACTGAACCATAACTTGTAAGAAATTCAAGtagaaaattacaaatttaaagtTAGGGtgagaaatgtgaaaatatatttcttgaaatatatttcttgaaaCAATAACTGGTAATGATATAAGTCTGATAACAGTATTAACAATTTTGTACCCAAGGGTTTAATTATAAACCTACATGCAAAAATAGGAGATTACAGACTATTTTAAGTACACAATATACATCATGTTATGGGCCATAAgtgagaaataacaaaaaattcttatagagacaaaagaaatatttaggaacAGTATGAACttataaatgtaacaaatataatataataatagaaattgtaaaaaggaaagaatagaaaaataatgatgaaCTTAAACCTTTGGGAATATGGTTAATACATTTGTAAATTTAATAAGCATTAATAAATCTGTAACTTCAAATGTAtacattacaaaacaaaaaagtgtcTATGAAGTGATACAGTAATCAAATAATATAAGGCATTACAGCAACTAGTTTCagattaaacaaagaaaacaataaaaataagagagcAAAGTAGTGGAACTGGAAAAATGTAGTAAgaagtctcaaaaaatgaaagctaTTATTTAAAGAGTGTCGTAAAATAGACACAATCTTGggcataggggaaggggaggggaaatataggcttccagttatggaatgagtaagtcacagggatgaaaagcacACTACAGGAAATCTATTCAGTGGTGTTGTAATCGTGTCatagggtgacagatggtagctagctACACTTGTGTGAACACAGCATAACATAAAGACTTTCAAATCACtttgttgtacccctgaaactaatgtaacatgtatgttaactatattttaattaaaaatagacacaatCTGGGttacctggatggttcagtcggttaagcatctgacttcagctcagatcacaatcttgtggtttatgagttcgagccccacgtcaggctctgtgctgacagttcagagcctggagcctacttcggattctgtgtctccctctctctctctctctctctctctctgtcccttactctgcttgtgctctctcactctcaaaaataaataaaaacatttaaaaaataaacacaatctaAGAAACTattcaacagaaaacaaaaactcgaAGTTGAGACATagcatttggaaaaatttttttcaaatattaaagaatatagtGGTATACTTTATGAATCAAAACTGGACAGTCAGGAACTGTGCAATATTTTAAAGAGTGTAAAACTTACTATaattgaatagataaataaattgaaacAGAAGTTGGAAATGTGTAAAATATCAGAGTAATATGCCAAAGGATCTAATATTAACtcttaaattatatcttaaaatttacTTCTTAGAAGATATAATTACTATCCTCTGCAGTTATTCAAGGaattataaaaagaggaaaactttaAAGCTGCTAGAATAAGACAATTTCAAACCGGAAAATACCTtgcaaaaagaaatgttttaggactattttgattataaatttctaatatttgcaaatctaaTTATgcaacatgtaaatatatatctatcataCACAACCAAATACAGTTTATCATTagagatatattatttataattcatGACATTAAAACATATTATGTTAGAAATGTATGTACAGGGGCAGGGAATATATAGGATATGTCTGTacaccttctgctcaattttcttttattgtggtgTAACCCAAATTGcatgaaatttattatcttaactatttttaagtgtacagttcaatgacATTAAATACATTCCCATtgtgtgcaactatcaccactacCCGTTCCcataattcttttcatcttgtaaaattgATATTCTATAACTATTAAacattctctcttccctcaaTCGCCTGGCCACCACCATTACCctgtctttattgtttttgacTACTGAGtatctcatataagtagaatcaaacagtatttgtctttttctgactggtttatttcattcaaaataatgtcctcaaggtcaaTCCATATTGTAGCCTATTgcagaatttcctccctttttaaggttgagtaatattccatcatacacacacacacatacacacacaccacattttgtttatccattcactggtTGATGGCctcttgggttgcttctatattttagctattgtgcaTAATTCTGCTATATAACATGGATTTATAAATATGTCTGAGACCTTACTTTCAATTTGACTaagtatatatccagaagtggaattgctggatcatatggtaattcttttttttttttttaatttctttttgacccactgccttctgctcaattttgctttGAACCTAGTTGGTCTAAAACATAAAtgctattaatgtttttaaaaattaaaggaaaataaatatgggtCAGGTAGGTCAGAGAAGtatttgattttatctatttataattttaaaaaatcaacttcaacttaacaggtatttaaaaaagaacttttgtaATATGGTAAGTATTGTCTAACAaagatcatttatttaatcaacagGACAGAGATGCCCACTATCTCAGTTCACATTCATCAATACATTAGAGATCCAAAGGCTAATGTGTTagtaaaacacaaaaaattactttgaagaaaaactgagtaatgtattcttttttttttcttttgcatttgcaTTGACTTGGTgggtttaagtttttattttaattccagttagtgaacACATGTGTAATGTGTTCTTACCGTggattatgtttatttatttactgacttGTGCTAAAACTTAATATTTCTGGCCAGACATTTAAGAATAGCTGAGTGTCTTTTCAGTTACAGGGCTTCCTACTGAAAGTTACACACCCGAATGTATTGTTCTTAGAGTTCAGAAAACCTTCAAATATTTTGAGTGAAATGTAGCTCTATGTGGCCCCAATGAACTTGAAAAATTACCTTAGCCTCTAGGATCCTCTCTTCTAACCATGAAATAAGATAATTCATTTCTAGCTCCTGGGTTTGTATTAACAATTAAATTCTGTTAAAATCCTtgcaaaatagaaggagaatTAATATTTATGAGGTCAGTTTAAATGAAGCCGTTGGATGGCTCTTTCCTTACTCAGGACAGTAGCCATCCAGGCTTAATACCATGATTATTAGGAGACAGAAAGCTAAGAGAAACAGGAGTATAAATATGTTACAGAAACCCAAAGGAAAGTGATGACATCTGATACAGCCAACTAAATCTTGAGTTTGGAAAATTTTCTGAAGAATCGTAAGATACATAAcatctaataaaagaaaattgacaaaacAGTGAATATGATTCTAAACAATGTCAGTACTAATatactataatatttttttttacatattacaGCATAGTGGTTATGAAAATTCCATCATTTTGTCCTATCAAGTTTGGTTAAATTTTCCAGGATTTATGTTAATTTGGCACCAAGTGATTTCATGATTTCTATAGAATCACTGGAGATTATTATACAGTTATGCTTATCACAGATGGGTCCTTCTTTTCTATAGAAGACATCCCCATATCTCTGCAGAAGATGAAAAGATTGGCTTTGTCCCCAACTATGTACTTACTGTGGGTGTGCTGTATTAGACTTATCTTAAGTAATGGCCTTCAGGATAACCAGAGATGGGATACCAGTACTGAAGATGAACTTCAGGGTTTTATGATCAGTGGAGAGAAACTCAGTGGCCTGTTCTGTGGCGAGAAAGCCAATTCCCTAGGGCTGGTAAGTCCCAGGTCAGTCTGAAGTCAGTCAAACCCAGCAATGTAATTAGGAACAAGTATTGAAATCACATCATTTAAACAACACCCTAATCTGGGTTTGATGCAGCTAAGCTTTTATTACATACAggcataaatgtatttaaatatctaCATTTTAGCATAGCTTTCTCTTTAAAGGAAgccttttgtaagttttttttccttcatgcaAGCCAGTATCAGAACTACTTTATCTATTTCacaaaaaaaatagcaaacactTGTCTAGTACTTCTTGCATGCCATAAGATATTCTAAACatgttacatatattaaaaaattaattcccaTAAGACCTCCATGAAGTTCATTACTATTATTTGCCCACTGTATACATGAGTAAACTGATGTGCATAAATGTGAAGAAACTGGCCTGTCGTCATACAGTTAGAATGTGGTGGAACTAAACTTGGCATCCGAGTGCTCACTACTTCCCATTCATCCTGTATACACAAAAAACAACCCCAACACTAGATTAAAATCTCTATTAGTCATTTTCACCTATTCTCAGGCCTATTCCAAATTCTGTTTCTATatcaaaatgtttctttaacCACGAGCATATTTCCCTTCTTAACAAAACCAGCAGTActaaattttaagacatttccCCCTTTATCATCAGCTCATCCCCTTCATAGTTGTACAATTTCTGAATACAAATGCTCACCTTATCCAAATCTGTGCCTTGCATATGGAGCCAGATATGTGATACTTTGTAGATTTTGACtttataggttttaaaaaagTCCATGTGCTCTCGCAAAATTGAATATTCTATTGTTGTGATTATGTATAAAATGTAAGTATAGACGatccattcatttacttacaAAAGTACCCACATTTAATGAGTATTTAGAAACTTTAACCATGTTCAGACATTTTCATTTGCTGGAAATTTTAAGCAATGAACCAAAGATCTTGAGTTTGAAGAAATTATTGTCTATCAAAGGTGAAAGTCACATTattaatatagtataataatataataacctATATAACACAACACAATTAATATAGTATTATGTACATTTCTGTATTATAAAAGAGCATGTAGAAGCAAGCAATTATAGAAGCATCAATTATACatgtgataaataataaaaaaggcagAATACATAAATTTTGAGGTGGACTTTGGAGGGTGAGCAGGAGCActccaaaaaggtaaaagagaaaaataagcatatttcAAACACAAGGAATTGCGTATTCAGGAAGTAGGGTAAGATACACAGTGGTAATATGCAAGTTTGGTTAAGACACAGGGGAACTTTCAAATTAAGTTTCTGGGCAAgatgttagttttattttctcgAGATGATACCAGTTaagagttaaatttaaaaaaaaaaaactagtaagtGTATAAGATAATGAGAAGAATGCTACATTTTAGAAGGTGTTCTACAAATAAACCAGAgggtgagaggagagaaagaagaagataacattttctgtaaattaaACTGACTTCTTACCGAAGTCACAAGCACAGCCTGTTTTTCACCCCTCTCCACCAGTCCACCTGCCATAGCGGAAGAGATTGCTCCTCTTCCTGCTATTGCCTCCAGATGTGCTCCTGGTCTCAGATACTTATCTCAGTATCTCAGATACtcactttttattgtttattttttgcctttgggGGTCTGCATTTCAACTTTTACTGCTTTCTCcctcaaacatttaaatatgtttaattctCAATCATTAGGAAGAAACTAATAGTCTCATTTGCTTCatagataatatttttataagtgttgttttcttctctttgtacCTATTGTTAATTCTACTGTAATACAGCTTCTTTTCATTAAACTTCCTTACTAATGAAATCCTCATAGAGACCCCAGCTAATGGTCTGTCGATATTCACACCCTTAGACCTATAAATTTGTACAGTCGCCTGTCTAATATCTTGGGCTTAGCTCTCTTGCTTTGGTCAATGGGACAGTAGAAAACTAGATATAATTATAGGCTtgcaaaaatgcatatatttttcacCTCCTCTCTTGGAACCTGACCAGTAACATGTTACAAATGAAGGAGCTTTCCAGCTTGAAAGGATTTATGACCCATGTGGTAGAAGTGAGTCTCAAATGAGTCCCCCAGTCAGTCTCAACTCATCCAGCCAGCTGACTGCTAGATACATGAACAAACGCAGCTAGGATCAGCAAGATAATTCTAATGTACATTAACACAAGTCTCCAGGTGAGTCCTTGGCTCATGgacaaaactaattttttattgtgtgcCTCTGAAGTTTTATGGTTGCTTGTTATACAATTTTACTGTGACAAACTATATTTGACTCAGTCCTTCATCAGGAAACACTGCCTTCTTGGGAAGGCAGTCAGTGGcttccctgggtggctcagtcggttagcaaCCGACTATGGCTGAgattatgatctcgcagtctgtgagttcgagccccatgttgggctctgtgctgacagttgggagcctggaccctgtttctgattctgtgtcgccctctctctcttcccctaccctactcgtgttctgtctctctctctctctctcaaaagtatagaaacattaaaaaaaaaaaaaagaaagaaaacactgcctTCCTTTTACTCAGAGCTGTTATACACCAATAATTCTTTTCACATCCCTTTTCATTCCTTTCAAGAAAGTTGGATGGTCTTTTATTCTAATGCCCACTCTTTAAGTATTATTGTTCTTCAGAATTTGGACTGAAGTTTCTTTTCCTAAATTCCCTTTTGATAATCTCAtcaatgcatttatttctttattcaactAATATGTTTTGaatgttgtgtgtgtgcacttgcacCTGAGCCATGCTTATAGTTACTGTGCTGAATAAGAAGAACAATGTTCCTGCCCTCACGAACAATTTgggtagagaaaaaaatcaattttaaaaaagcatataaataaGAACTTTTATGGATCTCAATGATATAGTAACTGGAGAAACCCCTTTACTAACATTGGAGCTTAAACCTGACACATACGAATAAAAAAGCCATGAATAACATGATTAACAAGTATGAACAAAGAAGGGATACAGAACCctacaacaaagagaaaacacacacctATTAATGAGACCACAAGATATGTACACATACATCAACATATACTGGGTTCCAATGTCTCAGTCCTCTCAAAATttacatcaataaaaatattatctgaCTATAACAGAAGAAAACTAGAACTTAATAAGAGAGgacagtttgggggcacctgggtggctcagtcggttaagcatcgacttcagctcaggtcacgatctcgcggtccttgagttcgagccccgcgtccggctctgggctgatggcccagagcctggagcctgcttccggttctgtgtctccctctctctctgcccctcccccgttcatgctctgtctctctctgtctcaaaaataaataaacgttaaaaaaatttttttttaaaaaaaagagaggacagtTTGGCCAGAATCTAAAATATATGCTACTTAATATCTTGTAGGGAGtaaaagaaatttcataaaaacaaattatatttaaagaatttcatGATAAAATGTGGATGACATATGTAAAAACTATATCCAAATAAGttccccattttttatttttaacctctatcaaaaagaaaaaaaaaacattttaaccatAACAAATCAGATATTTTATACAGAAATACAGATGAAGAACAAGTGAATTAagccaaaaactaaaataatcagGACAGGACAGAATTTAATgcaataaaaacaggaaaaaaactataaaaaatattgaaaattaatgaaaaaaacttattctaaaaaattattaatatagacacatttcatatatatctgagtgagagaaaaattataaataagatgcAAAGAAACCAAATTTGGGCCCCTAAAAGCACAAGAACCAAATAGTATGcactctttaaaaactttttacattttaagcactatatgctaacatatttgaaaaaaaaataacagaagagaactaaaaaaattaaacagggcAAAATTAAAGACAATTAATACCATATTCAAACCCTTTCAATCCACTCCATTCCCCCAACAAGTAAATAATGCTGTAGGCCCAGATTGTTTCTGTTCACAGCAGAAGAGCAAATTTCAAGtgatagataattttttaattatgcaaAGTATACcagaaaatggtaaaataagaaaagatatataaTTCAATTTGCCAAGCACTTACAATGTTAATTTCAAAGACATGTACTTTATAGAGATgatatgaagaaacaaaattataggCACAGTTTCTTCATGATTTATAACAAAAATTGTAAGTAAAAGATTAACCAATAATAGTGTATTAAAACTATGTAATAAACAAGAAATGTTTATCTCAGTGATACATAAGTGATTTGATGCAGCTAATTGATATACCtcaccatattaaaaaagaaacaaagatcatATAATTATCTTAGTATTTGTAGAAGTTATAGAAAGTGATTTTTATGGTTCTATACCAGTTTAtcctaaaaacagtaaaaaaaaaaaaagaaaagaaaacttcctgGCTTAACGAAAGATGCATACAAACAACCCCAGCTTGTATCATATTCAACAGAGACTCCATGCTACTAACATCAAGAACTACTACTGAGTTTTCACATCAGCAAATACGAATAAGGTATTTTATCAATTTCAGTAAACTCAGTCATCTGGAACACATTTCTTGTAGTGTGATGTTTCATTTGTGACCTGTGGTAATAAAATAAGCACTCTgtttgtatggaaaaaaaaaagagcaaggcaAAGATATCCTATGTCACCCCATGAAACTAGCGGTTGTAAAGAGTGTTCAGCAAAAGTGGAGAAAAACATGACATTTTTAatgattctgaaattaaaaatatatacatatttcaaaacagcaggaataaataaattaaatacatatatatttttgggaGGTAAATGAGAATTTATATGGGACCAAAGAATTGCAATTCAGGGAGCACAGATTCAGGTAGAAACCCAAATAGTGTTCCTGCTTGTAGAGTAAAAGCAAGAAGgtttttatgggggaaaaaaagggagcaAGTACATGaattgaagaacagaaagaaaagctttTCCAAGGGTGTGAACAAGTTAAGCTACTCTGgggtatacacatacaatattTCTGAGAGGTAATGTTAAATGAGATTACAGAATGACCTATTCAATTTACTTTGGAAGGCAATGATAAAATCACCAAAACTAATTCCAGGTGATGGTTAGAAAGACAAACTATAGGAAAAGTGGTTTTGAGAAGAGAAAGTGAATGTTGACAATTTCTTTTATAGAAGGCTTGCTGTTACAGTGAGAAGTGAAAAGATGATACATGGagaataattatattttgaggggtggggcagaTGTTTTGCAGGATTTTATAATGGGAGCAGTATAGGAAACTTGACATAATAAAACTTAATGAGTACCCATAAATTGAATCACTGGAAGAAATGTGTATTCTTGTTACTTGGATAGGGAGAAATTCAATTAATGAATTTACTCTGCATTATATTTAATTGGCATTATTTCTGTGAAATTCATGTAAAATTACTACTTTTTGGTCTATCCGCTAGTTATTAATTTGTAAGAACATGAAGATGAAAAACAGTGTGAATTTTATTTCACGAATTTCATTCTTGaatggaaagaagacaaaataagtACCTTTTGTTCTTTCCTAATCCTGTGCTCATAAAATAATGCATACCATTAGCCTTCTTAATTTGGCTAACAGGTATTTCCACCTCTCCACACTATTATTGAAGCCCATTTTGAAAAGAACTGCATATCCCACCAGTCTGTAAGGAAACAGTTTTGTTTGGGACACGCTAGGAGAGATGTGGTTAGGTGCCTAActtatttccaaattaaaaatgtgGAGGCTGAAACCTCATTAAACTAATGACCTTATGAACATTTCATAGATTCTCTGTCAGGAAAACAACATTGAGAAAATAGAGGAATTTTGGTAATGATGACAAAAATACagcaattcatttaaaatatagcaaataaaGTAACAATATATTTCAAACTGGAAATTCCAATCACTATTTGGAAATTGGACAAACTGGCATCTGGTTGTAGATGATTGCCTTCCATCAAACATCCATCAAAGCTGATTTCATGTCCCTCAGTTGTctcattatgtttttgtttgtggaaACCTGATTAATGATGAGACCAGTCCTTCACAGAGGAAGATGAAAACACATAGAAAATGTTGTGGGCATGACAGTGATATTAGGATTCTGAAGACACTGAGTGAGAATGAGATACTCAACACCCTCCGTTTTCTTGGCCCAAATGGTACTTTCAGGAAGGCATTCTTAGATCCTGACAAAACAACCAACAgaagtatttcttttattctatttcctcctgtagactcccttccctttctcttctcttccttttttcccccctttgcttcttttctacttcactcctccttccttcccttacaAATATCCCTTTCATATGCTGTGGGATTTGATGTCCTTAGAACTTGAAAAGATCCTTATGACACAGTCTCGTATCTGTTTGGTTTTCACTCCATAGACAATAGGGTTCATAGTGGGAGGCAGGAGCAGATAAATATTGGCCACAATGATGTGGCAAGATGGAGGGATTGTGTGGCCCCCAAAGCggtgggaaaagaaacagaagaaggctGGACTGTAGGAGAAAATGATGGCACAGATGTGGGCAGTGCAGGTGCTGAAGGCCTTCTGCCGAGCATCTGCTGAGGAGAGGCTGACTACTGCCCGGAGGATCATGGTGTAGGAGATTGTTATGCACAGGATGTCAAAGCCCCCAATCAGGAGGGCAACCATCAGACCATAGATGACATTGACCTTGATATTTCCACAGGATAACTTGGCTACAGACATATGGTCACAGTAGGTATGGTGTAGTATATTCCCTCTACAGTAGGGTAGCCTCTTGATGATGAAAGTCAAAGGAATGACAAGCAGCACCACTCTCAGGAAAGTAGCAAGCCCAACCTTTGCAATGACAGGATTGGTCAGGATAGTTGAGTAGCGCAGAGGGTAGCAGATGGCCACATAACGGTCCAGCGCCATAAGCATGAGTACCCCAGATTCCATCCCTGTTGAGGTATAGATGAAGAACATCTGGACTAGGCATTCATTAAAACTGATTTCCTTAAGGTGGAACCAGAAGATGCAGAGAGCTTTAGGGATTGTAGTAGTGCACATGACAAGATCAGTTAGGGAAAGCATAGCCAAGAAATAGTACATGGTCCTGTGCAGGGAGTCCTCATAGCGGATGAGGTAGAGGAGCCCACAATTCCCTACCACTGCCACAGCATACATGGAGCAGAATGGGAAGGAAATCCACATATGCACATCCTCCAGTCCTGGGATCCCATTAAGAATGAATGAGGCTGGGGTCAGGTCTGTTTGGTTTAACATTAGCATGATCACGTTACTGTAATCATTAAACAGCTTATAGATTTTTGTgcgtttctgtttttttttgtttgctgatCCTCCAAGATAGGggaaaacttcttttaaaaaagaagagaaattttagccatactttctctctcactctccctttctctttctgtcaagtGTGCATTTTAATATCAACCAAATATTGCCAACATGAGAGAATACTGAAACATAGCTCAAACCCAGAGTGTGTttatcattaattcattaatttaatgatacattcaaaatgaatatttagCACTCACTGGTTTCCAGATTTTGTGACATATATTGTGTCTTCactattttgaaacaaaaaggaatagattcaatattcataaattcaATACTCAAATTTATAATGAATGATAATTATATTATGATCTTTCTCATGATGTTTTGTTGGCATatgttatttaaatgttaattactaTGCAT is a genomic window of Acinonyx jubatus isolate Ajub_Pintada_27869175 chromosome D1, VMU_Ajub_asm_v1.0, whole genome shotgun sequence containing:
- the LOC106977807 gene encoding olfactory receptor 52N4-like, whose translation is MLMLNQTDLTPASFILNGIPGLEDVHMWISFPFCSMYAVAVVGNCGLLYLIRYEDSLHRTMYYFLAMLSLTDLVMCTTTIPKALCIFWFHLKEISFNECLVQMFFIYTSTGMESGVLMLMALDRYVAICYPLRYSTILTNPVIAKVGLATFLRVVLLVIPLTFIIKRLPYCRGNILHHTYCDHMSVAKLSCGNIKVNVIYGLMVALLIGGFDILCITISYTMILRAVVSLSSADARQKAFSTCTAHICAIIFSYSPAFFCFFSHRFGGHTIPPSCHIIVANIYLLLPPTMNPIVYGVKTKQIRDCVIRIFSSSKDIKSHSI